A window of Nerophis ophidion isolate RoL-2023_Sa linkage group LG17, RoL_Noph_v1.0, whole genome shotgun sequence contains these coding sequences:
- the plaub gene encoding plasminogen activator, urokinase b isoform X2: protein MTSRSVFILALAALSAGGAGSPREDRRRRAVLSSSWSSGFCHNGGTSVPSLTTGQHMFCLCAEGFEGTFCETVTGADCYKGVGLYYRGFRSTSESGRTCEDWDSESRERFLTLDVKAGRHNYCRNLHFKRQPWCYVWKDQQLLWEYCDIPRCGDGWVNPATPPPKSTEAPVKAEWVCGQRSRRKQMKIVGGAVASVESHPWVAAIFWRSKSKEKVFRCGGSLISSCWVLTAAHCFPDGSQNRQNRFRVILGKSSLNQSDRALEQTFRVEKIITHTDFDNQEGNYDNDLALIQLKSKRGGCARQSPGVRSVCLPPPGQNLPPGLVCEIAGFGKEKHGLWYHSQNLRSAQVELLADSVCRQDDHYGNKISDNMLCAARPDWSQDACEGDSGGPLACQVDRRFFLFGVISWGEGCAKELRPGVYTRVSNYKRWIQDHTRHTGDLLAAH from the exons ATGACGAGCAGGAGCGTTTTCATCCTGGCGTTGGCGGCGCTGTCAGCAGGTGGCGCT GGCTCGCCGAGGGAAGACAGAAGGCGGCGTGCGGTTCTGTCGTCGTCGTGGAGCTCAG GGTTCTGTCACAACGGAGGAACGTCGGTCCCGAGCCTGACGACGGGCCAGCACATGTTCTGCTTGTGCGCTGAAGGTTTTGAAGGAACCTTCTGTGAAACAG TCACCGGCGCCGACTGCTACAAGGGCGTCGGACTCTATTACCGAGGATTTCGGTCCACTTCGGAGAGTGGCCGGACGTGTGAGGACTGGGACTCTGAGTCCAGGGAACGCTTCCTGACCTTGGATGTCAAAGCCGGCAGACACAACTACTGCAG GAATCTGCACTTCAAGCGGCAGCCATGGTGTTACGTGTGGAAAGACCAGCAGCTGCTCTGGGAATACTGTGACATTCCTCGATGTGGCGACGGATGGG tcaATCCTGCGACTCCACCCCCCAAGTCCACCGAGGCCCCTGTGAAAG CAGAGTGGGTGTGCGGCCAGCGTTCCCGAAGAAAGCAGATGAAAATTGTGGGCGGGGCTGTGGCCTCGGTGGAGTCGCACCCGTGGGTGGCAGCCATCTTCTGGCGCAGCAAATCCAAAGAGAAGGTGTTTCGTTGCGGGGGGAGTTTGATCTCCAGCTGCTGGGTCCTCACTGCCGCTCACTGCTTCCCTGACGG CTCTCAGAATAGACAGAACCGCTTCCGGGTCATTCTGGGCAAGAGCTCCCTGAACCAGAGTGACCGGGCCCTGGAACAAACCTTCAGGGTGGAGAAGATCATCACACACACCGACTTCGACAACCAGGAGGGGAACTACGACAATGATTTGG CGCTCATCCAGCTCAAGTCCAAGAGAGGTGGTTGTGCGCGGCAGAGTCCCGGCGTCAGGTCCGTCTGCCTTCCTCCGCCGGGACAGAATCTTCCGCCGGGTTTGGTCTGCGAGATCGCCGGCTTCGGCAAGGAGAAGCACG GCTTGTGGTACCACTCCCAGAACCTGCGCTCGGCCCAAGTGGAGCTGCTGGCCGACAGCGTGTGTCGTCAAGATGATCACTATGGCAACAAGATCAgcgacaacatgttgtgtgcggcTCGGCCCGACTGGAGCCAGGACGCCTGCGAG GGGGACTCGGGGGGACCGCTGGCGTGCCAAGTGGACCGCCGCTTCTTCCTCTTCGGAGTCATCAGTTGGGGCGAAGGATGCGCCAAGGAGTTGCGTCCTGGCGTCTACACCCGGGTCAGCAACTACAAGCGCTGGATCCAGGACCACACTCGCCATACTGGAGACCTCCTCGCCGCTCACTAG
- the plaub gene encoding plasminogen activator, urokinase b isoform X3 yields MTSRSVFILALAALSAGGAGSPREDRRRRAVLSSSWSSAGFCHNGGTSVPSLTTGQHMFCLCAEGFEGTFCETVTGADCYKGVGLYYRGFRSTSESGRTCEDWDSESRERFLTLDVKAGRHNYCRNLHFKRQPWCYVWKDQQLLWEYCDIPRCGDGWVNPATPPPKSTEAPVKEWVCGQRSRRKQMKIVGGAVASVESHPWVAAIFWRSKSKEKVFRCGGSLISSCWVLTAAHCFPDGSQNRQNRFRVILGKSSLNQSDRALEQTFRVEKIITHTDFDNQEGNYDNDLALIQLKSKRGGCARQSPGVRSVCLPPPGQNLPPGLVCEIAGFGKEKHGLWYHSQNLRSAQVELLADSVCRQDDHYGNKISDNMLCAARPDWSQDACEGDSGGPLACQVDRRFFLFGVISWGEGCAKELRPGVYTRVSNYKRWIQDHTRHTGDLLAAH; encoded by the exons ATGACGAGCAGGAGCGTTTTCATCCTGGCGTTGGCGGCGCTGTCAGCAGGTGGCGCT GGCTCGCCGAGGGAAGACAGAAGGCGGCGTGCGGTTCTGTCGTCGTCGTGGAGCTCAG CAGGGTTCTGTCACAACGGAGGAACGTCGGTCCCGAGCCTGACGACGGGCCAGCACATGTTCTGCTTGTGCGCTGAAGGTTTTGAAGGAACCTTCTGTGAAACAG TCACCGGCGCCGACTGCTACAAGGGCGTCGGACTCTATTACCGAGGATTTCGGTCCACTTCGGAGAGTGGCCGGACGTGTGAGGACTGGGACTCTGAGTCCAGGGAACGCTTCCTGACCTTGGATGTCAAAGCCGGCAGACACAACTACTGCAG GAATCTGCACTTCAAGCGGCAGCCATGGTGTTACGTGTGGAAAGACCAGCAGCTGCTCTGGGAATACTGTGACATTCCTCGATGTGGCGACGGATGGG tcaATCCTGCGACTCCACCCCCCAAGTCCACCGAGGCCCCTGTGAAAG AGTGGGTGTGCGGCCAGCGTTCCCGAAGAAAGCAGATGAAAATTGTGGGCGGGGCTGTGGCCTCGGTGGAGTCGCACCCGTGGGTGGCAGCCATCTTCTGGCGCAGCAAATCCAAAGAGAAGGTGTTTCGTTGCGGGGGGAGTTTGATCTCCAGCTGCTGGGTCCTCACTGCCGCTCACTGCTTCCCTGACGG CTCTCAGAATAGACAGAACCGCTTCCGGGTCATTCTGGGCAAGAGCTCCCTGAACCAGAGTGACCGGGCCCTGGAACAAACCTTCAGGGTGGAGAAGATCATCACACACACCGACTTCGACAACCAGGAGGGGAACTACGACAATGATTTGG CGCTCATCCAGCTCAAGTCCAAGAGAGGTGGTTGTGCGCGGCAGAGTCCCGGCGTCAGGTCCGTCTGCCTTCCTCCGCCGGGACAGAATCTTCCGCCGGGTTTGGTCTGCGAGATCGCCGGCTTCGGCAAGGAGAAGCACG GCTTGTGGTACCACTCCCAGAACCTGCGCTCGGCCCAAGTGGAGCTGCTGGCCGACAGCGTGTGTCGTCAAGATGATCACTATGGCAACAAGATCAgcgacaacatgttgtgtgcggcTCGGCCCGACTGGAGCCAGGACGCCTGCGAG GGGGACTCGGGGGGACCGCTGGCGTGCCAAGTGGACCGCCGCTTCTTCCTCTTCGGAGTCATCAGTTGGGGCGAAGGATGCGCCAAGGAGTTGCGTCCTGGCGTCTACACCCGGGTCAGCAACTACAAGCGCTGGATCCAGGACCACACTCGCCATACTGGAGACCTCCTCGCCGCTCACTAG
- the plaub gene encoding plasminogen activator, urokinase b isoform X1 — protein sequence MTSRSVFILALAALSAGGAGSPREDRRRRAVLSSSWSSAGFCHNGGTSVPSLTTGQHMFCLCAEGFEGTFCETVTGADCYKGVGLYYRGFRSTSESGRTCEDWDSESRERFLTLDVKAGRHNYCRNLHFKRQPWCYVWKDQQLLWEYCDIPRCGDGWVNPATPPPKSTEAPVKAEWVCGQRSRRKQMKIVGGAVASVESHPWVAAIFWRSKSKEKVFRCGGSLISSCWVLTAAHCFPDGSQNRQNRFRVILGKSSLNQSDRALEQTFRVEKIITHTDFDNQEGNYDNDLALIQLKSKRGGCARQSPGVRSVCLPPPGQNLPPGLVCEIAGFGKEKHGLWYHSQNLRSAQVELLADSVCRQDDHYGNKISDNMLCAARPDWSQDACEGDSGGPLACQVDRRFFLFGVISWGEGCAKELRPGVYTRVSNYKRWIQDHTRHTGDLLAAH from the exons ATGACGAGCAGGAGCGTTTTCATCCTGGCGTTGGCGGCGCTGTCAGCAGGTGGCGCT GGCTCGCCGAGGGAAGACAGAAGGCGGCGTGCGGTTCTGTCGTCGTCGTGGAGCTCAG CAGGGTTCTGTCACAACGGAGGAACGTCGGTCCCGAGCCTGACGACGGGCCAGCACATGTTCTGCTTGTGCGCTGAAGGTTTTGAAGGAACCTTCTGTGAAACAG TCACCGGCGCCGACTGCTACAAGGGCGTCGGACTCTATTACCGAGGATTTCGGTCCACTTCGGAGAGTGGCCGGACGTGTGAGGACTGGGACTCTGAGTCCAGGGAACGCTTCCTGACCTTGGATGTCAAAGCCGGCAGACACAACTACTGCAG GAATCTGCACTTCAAGCGGCAGCCATGGTGTTACGTGTGGAAAGACCAGCAGCTGCTCTGGGAATACTGTGACATTCCTCGATGTGGCGACGGATGGG tcaATCCTGCGACTCCACCCCCCAAGTCCACCGAGGCCCCTGTGAAAG CAGAGTGGGTGTGCGGCCAGCGTTCCCGAAGAAAGCAGATGAAAATTGTGGGCGGGGCTGTGGCCTCGGTGGAGTCGCACCCGTGGGTGGCAGCCATCTTCTGGCGCAGCAAATCCAAAGAGAAGGTGTTTCGTTGCGGGGGGAGTTTGATCTCCAGCTGCTGGGTCCTCACTGCCGCTCACTGCTTCCCTGACGG CTCTCAGAATAGACAGAACCGCTTCCGGGTCATTCTGGGCAAGAGCTCCCTGAACCAGAGTGACCGGGCCCTGGAACAAACCTTCAGGGTGGAGAAGATCATCACACACACCGACTTCGACAACCAGGAGGGGAACTACGACAATGATTTGG CGCTCATCCAGCTCAAGTCCAAGAGAGGTGGTTGTGCGCGGCAGAGTCCCGGCGTCAGGTCCGTCTGCCTTCCTCCGCCGGGACAGAATCTTCCGCCGGGTTTGGTCTGCGAGATCGCCGGCTTCGGCAAGGAGAAGCACG GCTTGTGGTACCACTCCCAGAACCTGCGCTCGGCCCAAGTGGAGCTGCTGGCCGACAGCGTGTGTCGTCAAGATGATCACTATGGCAACAAGATCAgcgacaacatgttgtgtgcggcTCGGCCCGACTGGAGCCAGGACGCCTGCGAG GGGGACTCGGGGGGACCGCTGGCGTGCCAAGTGGACCGCCGCTTCTTCCTCTTCGGAGTCATCAGTTGGGGCGAAGGATGCGCCAAGGAGTTGCGTCCTGGCGTCTACACCCGGGTCAGCAACTACAAGCGCTGGATCCAGGACCACACTCGCCATACTGGAGACCTCCTCGCCGCTCACTAG